ACTCTAGATTGAGTATCAATCTCGCTAACTTATTGCCGGAATTGTGTGAACATCACAGAATATGGTGATGAGACAAAGTTTGAAATCCTGTATTAGCGAAAGCGAGAAAAAAGGATAGAACAAAAAAGCCGATAGCCGCTAATAAAAATCCGTTCGAAAAAGCATAAATGAGATAGCCAATCGAGACGAAGACTGATCCTAAGCCGATGAGCAGGGACGTCGTCATTTTCTTTACCGTCATTACGTTGACGAGCGCCCCAACGACAACACCTGCCCCCGCCACACTGACAAGAAACCCGTATTCCGTATCAGACAATAATAAAATTTCTTTTGAAAACGCAGCTTCCAATGAATCGACTGCCGTCATGAGGACGACTAAACAGCTAAATAAAAAGTAGACAAGCATGATATAAGCGGACTTGCGGCTAAAATCGATGACGATTGCCCAATCCTTTTTTAATAGATTAAAAGAAAATTTGGCCGTTGGTGCCGCCCTATTCGATTCAAGGTTCGGTAAAAAGAAAGTAATCCATCCTGACAAAAATAAAGCCGCCGCATTTATAAAAATAGCAAGAGAAGGAGTGCCGATCAAAAATAACAATCCGGCAATGGCAGGACCGATGAGAAATCCACCTGAGTCGATTAAGCTTCGAAGGGAATTGAATCGTTTGCGATCTTCAGGTTGGATTAATTGGATAATATAGGTCCTAGAGGTCGGTTCAAACATCGCGCCGGCCATGTTGATAAAAAATACAAAAACATAGATTGCCCATAATGAATCGACAAAAGGTAACCAAAAGATGAGAAGGGCACGGGTAAAGTCTAAACCAATCATCAAATTCCGTTTATTAAACCGATCAATGAGGCTTCCAGACCAAACGTTCGTCACTAAAGCAGCAAAAGGTTTGATGATATACAATCCCGATACGGCCAGTGGTGATCCGGTCATATCTAACACAATTAAATTTAGGGCGATAAAATAAATCCAACTACCTACGTTGGCCACTCCTATTCCGATTAGCAAGAGGAGTGGATTCTTCCATGTATGGAGTTTACTTTTCATTTGCATAAACGTTCCCTTCTTTTTTAAGAAAAATATTCCAAATATATTCAATAAATCTTTCTCCATTCCTTCTTTGTACCACAAAAAAGTTTTGTCCAAATATTGTAAAATTAAAGGTATAATATAAACCAGATTTGATTAAATTAGGGGCGATTGTATGAAAGGAAAAATTGCTGTTGTAACGGGTGTCAGCCATCGTAAAGGAATTGGGGCGGCTATTTGCCGTGAGTTTGCCAAAAAAGGAGTGGATATTTTTTTTACCCATTGGAAAAGTGATGAAGAGTGGGTGCGGGATTTTACAAACGAAATCCGTTCGACGGGTGTCCGTTGTGAAAGTGTAGATTATGATCTATCGGATGTTGAAGCTCCTAGTGAGCTGTTAGATATTGTTTCTGAACGGATGGGGTTTCCGGCCATATTGGTTAACAATGCAGCTCACTCGGAAAGAGATGGGTATGAACAATTAGATGCGAAGCTGTTGGATGACCATTACGCCGTCAATATGAGAGGAACTTTCTTGCTTTGTGTCGAATTTGCTCGGAGGTTTCAAAAGTTAAATCTGACTTCTGGTCGAATCATTAATATGACCTCAGGCCAAGATAAAGGTCCGATGATAGGGGAGTTAGCCTACGCTGCGACCAAAGGAGCCATTTCAGCTTTTACGCTTACGTTGTCAGCCGAACTCGCTCCACTTGGGATAACTGTCAATGCCGTTAATCCAGGACCAACCGACACCGGATGGATGACAGAAGATATCAAGAAGCATCTCAAGTCTAAATTTCCAAAAGGACGTATCGGACTCCCTGAAGACGCCGCCCGATTAGTCGCCTTCCTCGCAAGCGACGAAGCTGAATGGATCACCGGACAAGTCATTCATTCGGAAGGTGGGTTTTTAAGATTTTAAAACTTTAAAGTAGTGAGGGACAGTCCCGCGGTGCTTTAAAGCACCGCGGGACTGTCCCCAAAAGATGTCCCCAAAAGAAAAAAGGAGGCAATTTAAAAATGAAACATGCTTCAAAAATTACACCGTTTTTAATGTTTAATGGGCAAGCGGAAGAGGCTATGAATTTTTATATTTCTATATTTGACCAATCAGAAATCAATCATGTTTCGTATCATGAAAACGGTAAAGTGTTACATGCAACTTTCACTATTAAAGGTCAACCGTTCATGTGTATCGATAACTCAAGTGGGGAGCATCATCCTTTTACTCCGGCGATGTCCCTGTTTGTAACGTGTGATACAGAAGAAGAAATAGATAAGTTATTTGAAAAATTATCTCAAAATGGCAACGTATTAATGCCTTTAGCTTCTTATCCATTCAGTCCAAAGTTCGCTTGGGTAGAAGATCGATATGGGGTTTCTTGGCAACTCAATCTGGAAGCTAAATAGGTAAGGGTCCATGAAGACAGAAAAACTAAACATATTCGACGAACAACATCACTTAATTGGCAGCGCAACTCGTGAAGAGGTGCATCAAAAAGGGCATTGGCACGAAACGTTTCATTGTTGGATTATCAGTAAGGAAGACGGGAAGGACTTCATCCATTTTCAACTTCGCAGTAATCAAAAACGTGATTTTCCTAGTCTGTTAGATATTACAGCTGCTGGTCATCTATTAGAACATGAGACGGTTCAGGATGGGGTTAGAGAAGTACAAGAAGAATTAGGAATTAACCTATCTTTTAAGCAGCTCATTCCACTCGGTGTCGTTAAAGACGAAATTATTAGTAAACATTTTATTGACCGTGAGTTAGGAAACGTCTTTCTTTATATTAGTGAAGAAAACTTGGATGAAACTTTTGTTTTACAAAAAGAAGAAGTAGCTGGAATCATGAAAGCAGAATTTTACTCATTTTGTGAGCTATGGTTAGGAGGGCGAGATGAAATAACAGTAGAAGGCTTTGTCCTGTCAGATAGTGGAGATAAAATAAATATAAAGAAACGTGTCACAAAAGACCGGTTTTTACCCCATCCACCAAATTATTGGGAACAAGTGCTCAAACTGATCAAAAGGCATCTTTGAAACAACCAACGTAAGGAGCATCTAAATGAACACCTATTACGTAGACTTACATATTCATATCGGCCGAACCGCATCAGGAAAGCCGGTCAAAATTACCGGCGCCAAAACGTTAACGCTCACTAATATTTTAAAAGAATCTTCCAAAACAAAAGGATTGGACATGGTCGGGGTGATTGATTGTCATGTGCCCGAAGTTCTGGACGAATTGGAACAAGCCATCGAACAACAACAAATGATGGAGCACCCAGAAGGCGGCATCATCACCAACGATATCACCCTTCTTTTAGGAAGCGAATTAGAAATTTACGATGAGCGGTGCCATGGACCCATTCATGTGCTTGTATTTTTACCAACCATCCAAACGATGCGTACCTTTTCCAAATGGCTCGAAAGCCGGGTGAAAAATATTACGTTAAGCTCGCAGCGTATTTATGAAACTGGTACCGAGTTACAAACCTTCGTGAAAGAGTTAGGTGGTATGTTTATCCCGGCGCATGCGTTTACCCCTTTTAAAAGCCTGTACGGAAAAGGTGTACAAAAAAGTTTACGCGAAGTGTTCGATCCTGACCTTATTGATGCGGTAGAGTTAGGGTTAAGCGCGGATACGAAAATGGCCGACCAATTAGCCGAACTGCACTGCTATCCGTATGTCACCAATTCCGATGCCCATTCGCTCGGAAAAATCGCCCGAGAATATCAAATCATTCGCATGAACGCTCCGACTTTCACCGAGCTAAAAAAAGCGTTCAAAGAGGAAGATGGACGCGGAATTATCGCCAATTTCGGATTGAACCCGCTCCTAGGAAAATATTATCAAACGACCTGTGCGAACTGTTTTCATCCGATCGAAAACGAACAGAACCCTTGCCAAATGTGCGGTCATCAGCAAAAAATTAAAGGCGTGTCCGACCGGATTCAAGAATTAAAAACAGCTAGTACACCTCCGTCCAATCGGCCACCGTATATTTACCAAGTGCCGTTAGAGTTTATCCCGGGTCTTGGGAAAAAAACGTATCAAAAGCTGCTCGACCATTTTGGAACCGAAATGCGTGTGTTACATGGCACCACAGAGGAAGAGCTCACCGAAGTTATCGGACCAAAGTTAGCTCACCTAATCGTTCTTGCGCGAACAGGCCAGCTTTCTATTCATGCTGGGGGCGGTGGGAGATATGGGAAGGTTGATTCGTATCCAACTATTGACACTAAATAATTAGAATATTTATACTTAATTATAGAAATTAATGGAAGGAGCATGAACGGGGGCATGAAGTACTAATCCTATTTTTAGATTTCATTTTCATATGATGAGAAATCTAGAGATGGGATTAGTCTGCCCTTTTTTAGGATATACGCTGTTTTTACCGAACATAAGGATACGTATGTTTTAGGTCATTCTTGGCTTATCGGGACACGTCTATCTTTCATAGGGATGACACCACTCTAGATTTCTGGAGTGGTGTCTTTTTATTTTTTAAAGAATGAGGTGAGCAATCGATGACAATGATTCAAGTTCGGAAGGTCTCTAAAAGCTTCGGTGAGCGTGTCATATTAAAAGATATTCAGTTTGACATACAAAAAGGTGAAAAAATCGGGTTAATCGGTTGGAACGGAGCCGGGAAAACGACGTTAGTGAAAATGTTAATGAAGGAGCTTGATCCGGATCAAGGGTCCATCACCTTTATCCCTTTACATCTAAAAATTGGATATTTACCGCAATCGACTGACCAAACAGATTTAACAGAAGAAGTGTCCGAAGATTTTTTTCATATCATTAGTAAGTTAGGAGTACAAAAACATGTTGGTTGGGAAGGCGAGCGGTATCGACAGCTTAGTAATGGGGAGCGCTTGAAGCTTTCATTAGCCTCTATTTGGTCTCAACATCCAGAGTTCCTTATTTTAGACGAACCGACGAATCACTTAGATTTGCAAGGTGTGAAGTGGCTGATAAATGAAATGAAATCCTATGAAGGGGCGGCCTTGATCATCTCCCATGATCGCTACTTTTTAGATGAAACGGTGACGAAAATTTTTGAACTGGAAGATGGCCGATTAACCATTTATGAAGGCAACTATACGGTGTATCGGGAGGAAAAGAAGCATCAAATAGAAAAGCAACAACGAGAGTATGAAAAACAACAGCGGAAAATTCAAACGATTGAAAAGCAAGTAGCTCGGTTAAAGCAATGGTCCGATAAAGCCCATCGAATGGCAGGAAAAGTGGGAGTCGGTGCGGAAATTCGGCAAAAGGAATATGGCCGCGTTAAAGCAAAGAAAAAAGATCAGCAAGTTAAATCGAAATTAAAACGACTGGAACAAGAGCTGACCAAAAACAAAGCGGAAAAGCCGAAGGACGAAATGTCCGTTACGTTTCATTTTCAAGGAGGGGAAAAACGAGGCAAACGTGTAGTGGAAGCAACAGAACTATCAAAACAGTTTCAAGACCGCATACTATTTCAATCTAGTTATTTCTATATCAATCACGGAGAAAAGGTTGGCTTATTAGGTCCGAACGGGGCTGGGAAAACGACGTTACTCAAAATGTTGCTAGGTGAAGAGAATACCACAA
The genomic region above belongs to Bacillus sp. (in: firmicutes) and contains:
- a CDS encoding SDR family oxidoreductase produces the protein MKGKIAVVTGVSHRKGIGAAICREFAKKGVDIFFTHWKSDEEWVRDFTNEIRSTGVRCESVDYDLSDVEAPSELLDIVSERMGFPAILVNNAAHSERDGYEQLDAKLLDDHYAVNMRGTFLLCVEFARRFQKLNLTSGRIINMTSGQDKGPMIGELAYAATKGAISAFTLTLSAELAPLGITVNAVNPGPTDTGWMTEDIKKHLKSKFPKGRIGLPEDAARLVAFLASDEAEWITGQVIHSEGGFLRF
- a CDS encoding NUDIX domain-containing protein, translated to MKTEKLNIFDEQHHLIGSATREEVHQKGHWHETFHCWIISKEDGKDFIHFQLRSNQKRDFPSLLDITAAGHLLEHETVQDGVREVQEELGINLSFKQLIPLGVVKDEIISKHFIDRELGNVFLYISEENLDETFVLQKEEVAGIMKAEFYSFCELWLGGRDEITVEGFVLSDSGDKINIKKRVTKDRFLPHPPNYWEQVLKLIKRHL
- the abc-f gene encoding ABC-F type ribosomal protection protein, with protein sequence MTMIQVRKVSKSFGERVILKDIQFDIQKGEKIGLIGWNGAGKTTLVKMLMKELDPDQGSITFIPLHLKIGYLPQSTDQTDLTEEVSEDFFHIISKLGVQKHVGWEGERYRQLSNGERLKLSLASIWSQHPEFLILDEPTNHLDLQGVKWLINEMKSYEGAALIISHDRYFLDETVTKIFELEDGRLTIYEGNYTVYREEKKHQIEKQQREYEKQQRKIQTIEKQVARLKQWSDKAHRMAGKVGVGAEIRQKEYGRVKAKKKDQQVKSKLKRLEQELTKNKAEKPKDEMSVTFHFQGGEKRGKRVVEATELSKQFQDRILFQSSYFYINHGEKVGLLGPNGAGKTTLLKMLLGEENTTSGSLWKSQSLRIAYLSQDVNDLPLEQTVLQYLDVVDRERIAQARTILANVGLKEKVTKPISALSLGECTKVKLVKMILHDIDLLILDEPTNHLDLPSREQLEETLLDFPGTLLVVSHDRYFIEKICNKLLVIDNQQIKRIESGLKEYSENRDKEKALTKNQLANELAIIETKITELLGNISLLTPGTEEYQKIDEELTELMKKKREFVKIMEK
- a CDS encoding MFS transporter, with product MKSKLHTWKNPLLLLIGIGVANVGSWIYFIALNLIVLDMTGSPLAVSGLYIIKPFAALVTNVWSGSLIDRFNKRNLMIGLDFTRALLIFWLPFVDSLWAIYVFVFFINMAGAMFEPTSRTYIIQLIQPEDRKRFNSLRSLIDSGGFLIGPAIAGLLFLIGTPSLAIFINAAALFLSGWITFFLPNLESNRAAPTAKFSFNLLKKDWAIVIDFSRKSAYIMLVYFLFSCLVVLMTAVDSLEAAFSKEILLLSDTEYGFLVSVAGAGVVVGALVNVMTVKKMTTSLLIGLGSVFVSIGYLIYAFSNGFLLAAIGFFVLSFFLAFANTGFQTLSHHHIL
- a CDS encoding VOC family protein; translated protein: MKHASKITPFLMFNGQAEEAMNFYISIFDQSEINHVSYHENGKVLHATFTIKGQPFMCIDNSSGEHHPFTPAMSLFVTCDTEEEIDKLFEKLSQNGNVLMPLASYPFSPKFAWVEDRYGVSWQLNLEAK
- a CDS encoding TIGR00375 family protein, whose product is MNTYYVDLHIHIGRTASGKPVKITGAKTLTLTNILKESSKTKGLDMVGVIDCHVPEVLDELEQAIEQQQMMEHPEGGIITNDITLLLGSELEIYDERCHGPIHVLVFLPTIQTMRTFSKWLESRVKNITLSSQRIYETGTELQTFVKELGGMFIPAHAFTPFKSLYGKGVQKSLREVFDPDLIDAVELGLSADTKMADQLAELHCYPYVTNSDAHSLGKIAREYQIIRMNAPTFTELKKAFKEEDGRGIIANFGLNPLLGKYYQTTCANCFHPIENEQNPCQMCGHQQKIKGVSDRIQELKTASTPPSNRPPYIYQVPLEFIPGLGKKTYQKLLDHFGTEMRVLHGTTEEELTEVIGPKLAHLIVLARTGQLSIHAGGGGRYGKVDSYPTIDTK